TTTATCAATTATATGATACAACTCATTGTCAACGCATTTGTTGAAAAAGATAATACTGGAGCAGTCGTCGAAGTCTTGTATGCTAGTAGTAATCACGAAAAGGTGAAATCTAAGTATGAAGAGTTGCTTGCTCAATACCCTGAAAACTATTTAGCAATTTATGACTTGCCACTGGATACAGACCTTAATTCATTGGAACATTACCCGTCTGTATGGATTGGGAAAGAAGAATTTGAATAATTTGGCTAATCAATGTTCTATGCTTTGTTTTCACATCGTGAAGTAGAAAAAGAAAGGAAAAATTAACAACATGATCAACCGTTACTCTCGCCCTGAGATGGCGAACATTTGGAGTGAAGAAAATAAATACCGTGCTTGGCTTGAGGTGGAAATCTTGGCTGACGAGGCATGGGCTGAGTTGGGGGAAATCCCTAAGGAAGATGTGGCTTTGATTCGCGAGAAGGCGGACTTTGACATCGACCGTA
Above is a genomic segment from Streptococcus mitis containing:
- a CDS encoding phosphoribosylaminoimidazole carboxylase, with product MIQLIVNAFVEKDNTGAVVEVLYASSNHEKVKSKYEELLAQYPENYLAIYDLPLDTDLNSLEHYPSVWIGKEEFE